The following nucleotide sequence is from Mycobacterium sp. 3519A.
GGACGACGACGACCTGGTCCGATTGGCGGTGGCGCTGGCCGATCTGCGGGTACGCGACACGCTGTACGCGCTCGCGATCGCCGCGAACGCCGGGCAGGCGGAGGATTTGTGGGCGCTGTTGTCGCGCACGCTGCCGGAGCCCTGGCGGGTCGAGGCTCTCGTGCTGCTGGCGTTCTCGGCCTACGCGCGCGGCGACGGACCGCTGGCCGGGGTGTCGCTGGAGGCTGCGCTGCGCATCAACCCGGCGCATCGAATGGCGGGCATGCTCGACACCGCCCTGCAGTCGGGGTTGCGGCCCGACAAGATCCGCAGTCTGGCGGTCACGGGATACCGGCTGGCGGAGCGGTTGGGCGTGCAATTACCGCCGATGCGCGCACCGCGCAGGCGCGCCGGATGAGGTTACGGGTCAGACCTTTTCGACCTTCACCGCATGCGCCATATGGTGGGGGAGTTCGACCTGCTCGTGGCCGGGGATCACGATCATCACGCCACCGTGGTCGTTCGCCTCCACGGTCACCCTGGCATTGGGCACCACGCCGGCCTCCTTGAGCCGTGAGATCAACTCCGTATCGCCCTGGACGTGTTCGGTGAGCTGACGCACAACGACCGCGACCGGCATCCCCGACGGCAGTTCGGTCAGCCGCACCAGATTGATCTGGTCGTTGGCCAAGTCGTCGACGCCGAGTTCGGACAGGCCTGGGATGGGGTTGCCGAACGGCGACGTGGTCGGATTGTTGAGCACCTGCACCAGCCGACGCTCGACGTCCTCGCTCATCACGTGCTCCCAGCGGCAGGCCTCGGCGTGCACTTCCTCCCACGGCAGCCCGATCACGTCGACCAGCAGCCGCTCGGCCAGGCGATGCTTACGCATGACGGAGATGGCCAGGGCACGGCCCTTGTCGGTCAGCTCCAGGTGCCGGTCACCGGCGACATGCAGCAGCCCGTCGCGCTCCATCCGGGACACGGTCTGGCTGACGGTGGGACCGCTCTGCTCCAGACGCTCCGCGATGCGCGCACGCAGCGGCACCACGCCCTCTTCTTCGAGGTCGTAGATGGTCCGCAGGTACATCTCGGTGGTATCGACAAGATCGTTCATTAGGCAACCCTCCGTCACGCCAGAGTCTACCGGCCAAGCTGGGAAAACTGTGCCCCACACGGCAACGACCCCGCCGGTGGGGGGCCCGGCGGGGTCGTTAGTCGGTAGCTAGCTTGCGTATGAGCGAAGCCGGTCGGCGCGTTCGCCGTTGCGCAGCTTGGCCATCACCTCGCGCTCGATCTGGCGGACCCGCTCGCGGGACAGCCCGAACAGCTTGCCGATCTGGTCGAGGGTCCGCGGCTGGCCGTCGTCGAGGCCGAAGCGCAGCCGGATCACCTGCTGCTCGCGCTCATCGAGGGTCGCCAGCACGTGCCGGATGTCGGTGTGCAGCAACTCCGAGATCACGGCGTTCTCGGCGGACATAGCCTCGGCGTCCTCGATGAAGTCGCCCAGCGGGGCCTCCTCGTCGCTGCCGACCGGCATGTCCAGGCTCACCGGGTCGCGGCTGTGCTCCAGCAGGTCGGCGATCTTCTCCGCCGGGATGCCCGACTCCGCGGCCAGTTCCTCGTCGGTGGCCTCGCGGCCGAGGTTCTGGTGCATCTCGCGCTTGATCCTGGCCAGCTTGTTGACCTGCTCGACAAGGTGGACCGGCAACCGGATGGTCCGGCTCTGGTCGGCCATACCGCGGGTGATCGCCTGACGGATCCACCAGGTGGCGTACGTCGAGAACTTGAATCCCTTGGTGTAGTCGAACTTCTCCATCGCGCGGATCAGACCCAGGTTGCCCTCCTGAATCAGGTCCAGCAACGGCATGCCGCGTCCTGTGTAGCGCTTCGCCAGCGACACCACGAGCCGGAGGTTGGCCTCCAGCAGGTGGCGGCGAGCAGCCTCGCCGTCGCGGACGACCGCAGCGAGATCGCGTTTGCGGTTCTCGCCCAAGCGCTTCCGCGTGTCGAGCAGATGCTGCGCGTAAAGGCCTGCCTCGATGCGCTTTGCGAGCTCGACCTCGTCGGCCGCGTTGAGCAAGGCCGTTTTGCCAATGCCGTTCAAGTACACGCGCACGAGGTCAGCGGCCGGGCTTTGGGCGTCCAGGTCGGAGTCGACGCGGGTGGTGGTGGCATTTGCCATGACGGCCTCCTGATCGGGTCGATCTGTCATGAGCTACAACGCCCACGTGCCGCTAAGAGTTCCCACCCGACGCCGGGATCACACCTTCTGATCTGCGGTTTTTCCCGCCCGACCTGAGAATGTCCTTAGAAAAGAGACAGAAGCGTCTCAGCTGGGGACATCGCGGGGCGGATCGCCGCCGTCCGGTTGCGGCGCCGGGTGCACTCCGCGTTCCAGCGCGGGCCGCTCGGCCGTCGGGAACAGCGGGATGCGGCGCTGCGCGTCGTAGCGGCGCGGCTCCTCGGCCTTCCGCGGCGGCCGGTCGTTGGCGATCAGCACAGCCATCCACGGCAGCGGGATCGACAGCACCAGGATTCCGAGGGAGATGAGGCCGTTGTGCCAGATGCCGTACGCGACCGCGGCGAGGATCAGCGCGGGCACCCGCCAGAACATCAGCGTCAGGTACCTGCGCACCCGCGCGCGGTGTTCCTCCTCGTAGGGGATCGCGGCGCGGGTGATCAGGACAGGCCTGCCGTCGTCGTCGAAACTCAGCTCAGGGCCGTGTTTCATATCTTCACTGTTTCATACTCGCCGTCCTGTGTACGTGGCGGATTCCCGACAGGCAGAATGTGAAACCGCGGACGTGAGGAGCAGAGGGGCAGAATAGAAAGATGCGAACCCAGACGATCGAGCGCACCGACACCGACGAACGCGTCGACGACGGGACCGACAGCGATACTCCCAAGTACTTCCACTACGTGAAGAAGGACAAGATCGCCGAGAGCGCCGTGATGGGTACCCACGTCGTCGCGCTGTGCGGTGAGGTGTTCCCCGTGACGCGGGCGGCCAAGCCCGGCTCGCCGGTCTGCCCCGAGTGCAAGCGCATCTACGAGAAGCTCAAGAAGTAGCTTCGTCGCCCCGACGCCGCCCGGTCGCTATTGGCTTGTCGCCGTGCGGGTTACGGACCTCACCGCAGGCAATCCGTCACAGCCGGCCTCCTCGTCATGGCCGGGCGGTGGCGTTCGCCGAACTTCGAGCGACCCCTCGCCTGAAAGCGCCATTCTTTCAGCAAATTCTCTTGCGAGTAAAAATTTCGGGATAGACAATTTTTGCTGAAATAACGTACATGGGCTTTAGCCGTCAATTTGGTAGACAAATACTGCATACAAGCTGTGTAATCGCTGTTCAACACGCTGAGGCCGGTCAAAGCCAGCGGCTTGTCTATCAACTTACTTTTGAGTAATGTCGCTCTGGCGGCTGATACGTTGGGCATCAATTCCGATTTCTAGCAAAGGAGTTGTCATAGGCGGCTTCGCTCCGCGGGCCAGCACATCACATCCGACGATCCGCCGTGACACACGACTCTCTGCAGTGCAGATCGCAATGAATCAAGCCGTGTTGCGTTCGGCTGCAGGCTTTTTGGGCCCTACGGCCAAAGAATCACGCGAGGACTCGTCGGCGAGGCCTCTAGTTCGACACAGTGAGGCGTTGACACGTGGTAGAAATCGCGATCGTCGGTATCGGATGCCGGTTTCCCGGTGGGGCGGCCAGTCCGGAGCAGTTCTGGGAGTTCCTCGTCAACAAGGGCGACGGCGTCGTACCGATTCCGCGCGACCGCTGGCGCGTCGAGGAGTACTACGACCCTGACCCGGAAGCTCCTGGCCGGATGTACACCAAACACGGTGGCTTCCTGCAGGATTCGTTGTGGGAATTCGACCCTGACTTCTTCGGCATCAGTGCGCGCGAAGCCTCCGTCATGGATCCGCAACAACGGTTACTCCTGGAAGTCGCCTGGGAAGCCTTGGACGATGCCGGATTAGCGGGCCGTGTGGCGGGCCGCCCGATCGGCGTATACGTCGGCGGATTCACCAATGACAGTGTGATGTCCCGCGTTTCGGATCAGGCCCGGCCGTTCATCGGTGCGCACACCCCGACCAGTGCGTCGTTCACCCTGCTGTCCAACCGGATCTCGTTCGCACTGGACTTACTCGGGCCGAGCATGACGATCGACACCGCGTGTTCCTCGTCGCTCGTGGCGATGCACCAAGCGACACAGGCCATCGCCCGTGGCGAATGCGAAATGGCACTCGTCGGCGGCGTCAGTGCGATGCTGCAGCCGGAGACCTTCATCTCAATGTGCAAGGGCCGCTTCCTGTCCCGAGACGGGCGCTCGAAGAGCTTCGACGCGTCGGCTGACGGCTACGGTCGCGGCGAGGGCGCGGGCGCGGTGCTGCTCCGCCCTCTGGAGGAGGCGCGACGAAGTCGGGACCGCATCTACGCGGTGGTGCGTGGCACCGGGTCGAACCAGGACGGCCGGACCATCGCCATCACGGTGCCCAATCCGGTGTCGCAGGCCAACCTCGCCAAGCGGGTCGCCGCGGAAGCGGGAATCGATCCGGCCGCCGTCGGCTACGTGGAAGCCCACGGGACCGGCACCGCGGTCGGTGACCCGCTGGAACTCAAGGCGCTCGGTGAGGCGTACGGGAATGTCGGCAACCGCCATACCGACCTCGTCGTCGGATCGGTGAAAGCGTCCATCGGGCACACGGAGGCGGCGGCCGGAATCGCCGGCGTGATCAAAGCCGCGCTCAGCGTGTACCACCGCACCATCGCCCCCCAAGCCTGGTTGGAAAGGCTCAACCCCGAGATCCCGTTCAACCAGTTGCGGCTGCGCGTCCCCACCGAATGCGAACCGTTCCCCTCCGCCTACGACAAAGCGATCGTCGCGGTGAACTCCTTCGGATACGGCGGCACCAATGCCCACGTGATCCTCGAGGAAGCGCCCCACCAGCAGGACACTGCTCCGCGCGACGTCGAACCGCTGCACCTGTTTCCGGTGTCCGGCCGCAACGAAGCGGCTGCCCGCGTGGTCGCAGGCGCGCTCGCAGATGTCGTGGCAACCTGCTCGGACATCGATCTGCTCACCGAGGCGGCGTGGACGCGACGGGCCCACCACATGACCCGCAAGGCGTTCGCCTTCACCGACGCCGACGATCTGCAACAGCAGTTGCGTGAATTCGCCGACGGGCAGGGCAGGGCAGAGGCCCGCGTCTCGAGTAGCGACTGCCGCCCCGTTTTCGTGTTCAGCGGCATGGGCCCGCAATGGTGGGCGATGGGCCGCGGCCTGCTGTCGGCCGATGGCCCGTTCGCCAGGACAGCGCGGGAGATCGACGAAGCATTCCAACCGATCTCGGGCTGGTCCATCGTGGCGGAACTGCTCCGCGACGAGTCGGAGTCCCGGATCTCCCAGACCGAGTTCGCGCAACCGGCGAACTTCCTGGTGCAGGTCGGTCTGGTCGCAGAACTGGCCGCGGTCGGAGTTCACCCGAGCGCTGTCGTCGGCCACAGCGTGGGTGAAGTGTCCGCGGCCTATGTATCCGGCGCCCTGAGCCTGCACGACGCGCTCACGGTGAGCTATCACCGGGCGCGCCTGCAAGCGACTACCGAAGGCACCGGCGGCATGCTCGCGGCGGGCCTTTCCGAAGACGCCGTCGCCGAATGGCTGCCCACCGACGGCAGTATCTCGATCGCCGCGGTCAACAGCCCGTCGGCCGCCACCCTCGCCGGGCCGCACGGCGCCCTGGACGAACTCCACGAAAAACTCGACTCCGCAGGCATATTCGCGCGCAAGCTGCGAGTCGGGGTGCCCTATCACTGCCACCTGATGGATCCGATTCTCACCCGGATCACCACGGAACTGTCGACGCTGCATCCGGCGGTGCCGGCATTGCCGCTGTATTCCACGGTCACGTCGAGGCGGGTTGTCGACGCGAGCTGGGGTGGCGACTACTGGCGCGACAACGTCCGGCAACCGGTCCGTTTCGCCGAGACCGTCAATGCGCTGGTCGCCGACGGCCATTCGGTCTTCCTCGAGGTCGGCCCGCACCCTGTGCTGTCCGGGAACATGCGCGAGATCTTCGTCCGGGCAGGCAAAGTCGCCGCCGCGATACCCACCCTGAGCCGCGACAAGGACGACGCCCGCAGCATGATGGACGCGTTGGCAGCCTTGTATGTCGCGGGCGCGCTCGACACTTCGACGTGCCCGGGCGTCCGGGATGCGACTGCCACACCTCACGTCGGCCTGCCCCGGTATCCGTGGCAGCGGCAGCATCTCTGGGTCGAGCCGGACGGAGTTCGCCGCAAGCGCCTCGGTAGTGCAGGGGAGTACCCGCTGCTGGGCGCACGCACCACCGCGGCCGTCGACGAATGGCAGTTCGAATTGTCGGTGGAGCGTCTGCCGTGGCTGAACGACCATGTCGTCGACGGTGTCGTGGTGCTGCCGGGCGCCGCGTACCTCGACGCGGCGCTCAGCGCGGCGGCGGCGCGCACCGGGCGCACGGACCTGGCACTGGAAGACATCCGGTTTCGGTCACCGCTGGTCGTCGCCAAACATTCGATACCGGTCGTCCAGTTCACCGTCGAGCCGACCACCCGCCGCTTCACGATTCGATCCCGCAACGTCGACTCCGACCTGTGGACGGTCAACTGCACCGGCCGGTTGGTGGAGGCACCCCTCGACGGCGTCAAGGTCGACGTCGGCGTGCTGGGCGAGGCCGAATCGGTGGACGGCTCCGACCTGTACAACGCGCTGGCGTTGCGCGGCCTCGCGTACGGGCCCGCATTCCGTTGCATCGCGCGGGCACGATTCGGCGACGACGCCGTGCGTGCCGACCTCGACCTGTCGGCGCTGACCGAGCTGGGCCACGTCGCGCACCCGGCGGCCGTCGACTCCGCCCTGCAATGCGTGGCCGTACTCGCGGCGTCCGGTTCGACGGCCGGTGCCGTCATTCCCTCGGCGGTGGGCGCTGTCCGCCGTTACGGGCCGATCCAGGACGACGCCGTCGTCCTGGTGCGCAGCCGCAGCCGCGATCCGCTGCTGGTCGACATTGTCATCGCAGACCAATCCGGCTCGGTGGCAATGGAATTGGGGTCGGTGGAATTCAAGCCGGTCGCCCCGCCCGCACCGGTCACCGACCAGCTGAACAGGCTGTTCTACGAGCCGGTATGGGAACTGGCTGACGACCGGGACCTGCTCGACGCCGCGCGGGAAGCGGCGCTGGCGACGTCGGTGGTGGTGAGCTTCGGCGACCAGGCGTCCCCGCGGATTCGTGCACTGGCCACAGAGTCCGGCAATACCACGCTCGTCGTCGTCGACGACCCGACCGACGATGCCGCCACCGGACGCATTCGCGACGCCCTCCTTGCGGCGATGTCGACCGCAGGCGCAGACGGGGTCCGCCTGCTGGCGATCGCCTCCGGCGCATGGACTCCGGAGCAGAACACGTTCGGCGCCATCGCCGTTGCCCGCGCTGCCGAGTTCGCCGCGGCGGCTCACAAGACCGCCGACACCGACTCGGGCGACCAGCCCACAATGTTGCGCGGCGTGCTGGTGACCGAAAACGCATTCTGTCTACCGGGCGAAGTCGAGGGCGCCGACGTCGCCGTCGCACCGCTGGTGGGTGCGCGGCGGTCGCTGGCCAACGAGCAACCCGGCCTGCAGTGGCGCCTGGTCGACGTCGGAGCGGATGTCACCGACGAGCTCATCAGTGCGGAACTGGTGACCACAGGCGTTTTCGCCTCGGACACCGCCGATGAGATCGCACTGCGCCACGGCGCGAGATGGCTCATCCGGTTGCGCGCGAACCTATCCGACCACCTCGCCGCGCGCAACGAAGCGCGCCCGCTCACCGGTCCCGACGTGTCCTACGCGGTGGAGACTCCGGCCACCAAGGCGCTGTCCGATCTCGCGGTGCGGGAAACCGACCGCGTCGATCCGGGACCAGGACAGGTCGAGGTCCGCATGGAGGCACTGAGCGTCAACTACAAGGACCCGCTCAAGGTGATCGGCGTACTGACCGAAAAGGAGCTCGCCGGAACATATTTCGGCACCGCTTTGGGGTTGGAGGGAGCCGGCACGGTGGTTCGGGTCGGGCCCGGGGTCACCGATATCGCGGTCGGCGACAAACTCGCCGTCGGGGCGCTCGACATGATGCGCCGCTACCTCACCATCGATGCCGATGCCGGCAACACCAGCAAGGTGCCCAGCACGCTCGACGCCGCACACTGCAGCTCGACGCTGCCCCTGCTGAGCGCCGAATACGGTCTGATCGAACTCGCGAAGGTGCAAGCAGGCGAGACCGTGCTCATCCACGGTGCCGCGGGAGGCATGGGCCTTGGTGCGATACAGGTCGCGAAAGCCCTTGGCGCACAGGTGATCGCCACGGCCAGCACCGAGGAACGCCGCGCAGCGGCGGTGGCCGCGGGAGCCGACCACGCCATCGGATCACGCACGGTGAACTTCGTCGACGACGTGATGCAGCTGACCGAGGGACGCGGCGTCGACGTCGTCTACACCTCGGCGCCAGGCGAGATCGGTGCCCAGAACTTCCGGGTGGCTTCGGAATTCGGTCGCATCGTCGATATCGGCAAGGCTGACATCTACGGCGGCGGAACACTCGACCTGGCACCTTTCGACCGCAACCTGTCCTACTTCGCGGTCGATATGGACCGCATGCTCCGGTACAAGCCGGCGCTGGTGCGCTCACTGACCCAGCGGGTGCTCGATCGGCTGACCGAAGGCGTCTACCACTATCTGCCCTATACGAGCTATCCGGTGAGCAGAATCTCCGAGGCGTTCGAGGCAGCGGCGCGATCGCGCCACATCGGCCGGGTGGTGCTCGACCTGGAAGCCGAGACGCAGCCGATGGTGCGTCCCCAGATCCCAGCATTCCGGGTGTCTGCGGCGGCCAGCTATCTGGTGACGGGTGGTTTCGGCGCCTTCGGTCTCGCGACCGCCAAATGGCTCGTGGCCGAAGGCGCGCGCCATCTGGTGCTCCTCGGCCGTCGCGGTCCGACAAGTGATGTCGCGCACAGCCATCTCACCGAGTTCGCCGCGGCCGGCGTCGACGTGGTCGTCGAAACCGTCGACGTCGGCGACTACGACGCGGTGCTCGCGGCGACCACCAGAGCGGACCGGCCGGACGCGCCGTTACGCGGCATCTTCCACACCGCCGGACTCGTCGACAGCCGTCCGATATTCGAGATCACCCCTGACCGCCTGCAGGACGTTTTTCGTCCCAAGGTCGTCGGCGGCTGGAACCTGCACCGTGCGGTCGAGGCGATCGGCGCGCAACTGGACGCGTTCGTGTTGTACTCCTCGATCAGCGCTCTCGTCGGCGGAGCCCCGCAGGTCTCGTACTCGGCGGCCAACGCGGCGTTGGATGCCCTGGCGGCCACCCGACACGCCATGGGACGGCAGGCCATCTCGCTCAGTTGGGGTGCGATGGGCGGTGGCGGCATGGCGGAAGCCTCTGCGGAATCCGTTCGCTATCTGGCACTGTTGGGCTTCAGCCCGGTCCAGATGGATGTCGCCATGGACTACCTTCGCGAATGCCTGGTGCTGGGAATCCCGCATGCCGCGGTGATGAACATCGATTGGTCGGAATGGGCCATGGTGAACGGGCCCGGAACGCGCAACCCTCGACTGGTCGAACACATCGCCGCGGCCACTGCAGGCAAGACAGGGGTGACGGCGCTACGAGCCGAGATCCTGGCACTCGCCGAGGAAGACCGCCCCGCCGTCCTGACGCACATTCTCGCCGAACAACTCGCGGAGGTGATGGGGGTGTCCAGTGACGCGATCGATGTACAGACCGCGTTGCCCGACCTCGGGCTTGATTCGCTGATGGGGGTCGAGTTCGCCGCCCGGATCGCACGCACATTGGGCGTCGAGTTGTCGGTGCTCGAATTCGGCAGGGCCACCGGCCTTTCGGCCATCGGCGCGCACCTGGCCGCACGACTGGCTGAGCCCGCGCAGGAGGCTGCACGCGTATGACCACCGACCCCCGCGAGCTCGCCCGCGACCTGCTGGCCCGTTCGGAAGGCGCACGGGCCGCTGCTCCGGCGACCGTGGTTTCGGCCCGGGTGAACAGCACCCAGACCATTGCGAGGCCGAACACCTCCTTCGTGGACCATCCCGACGTGGTGCGTGTGCGCGACGTGTACGGCCGGCTCGCCGAGATGTACCGTGCGGCGGACCTGACCAACCCGCTGTTCGAGCCGCACCGCGGCTCCAACGGTTCGACCGTGCAGCAGGCCGGCCGACGGCTGATCAATTTCAGCAGCTTCAGTTATCTCAACCTCGCCGCGGACTCGCGGGTGCACGCGGCCGCCAAGAAGGCGATCGACGAGTATGGCACCTCGGCGTCGGCCAGTCGCATCGTGTCGGGCGAGATCGCGTTGTACGACGAACTCGAGACTCGGCTGGCGCAGCGCTATGACGTCGACGCGGCGGTGATCACGCCCAGCGGCTACCTCACCAACGCGTCGGTCATCGGCTACCTGCTGGGAACCAAAGACGTCGCGGTCTGCGACGCTCTCGTCCACAGCAGCGTGGTCTCCGGTACCCGATGGGCCGGCTGCAAACGGTTGACGTTCCGCCACAACGATCCAGACTCTCTGGAGGCGGTCCTGAAGATGTCCCGCGGCAGCTTCTCCAGGGCGCTGGTGATCGTCGAGGGCTGCTACAGCATGGACGGTGACATCGCCCGGTTGCCGGACATCATCGAGGTGGCCCGCAGGCACAGCTGTTCCATCATGATCGACGAGGCGCACTCGCTCGGTGTCCTCGGCGACAGCGGGGGCGGTATCCGCGAGCATTTCGGCCTCCCGGGTGACGCCGTGGACGTCTGGATGGGGACGCTGTCGAAAGCGCTTGGCAGCGTTGGCGGATTCGTTGCGGGCAACGCCGAGTTGATGCGCGCGCTGAAGTACGCGGCCCCGGGCGTCAGCCTCTTCGCTACCGGCGCAGCCCCGGCCACGATCGGAGCGGCGCTCGAAGCGCTCAACATCATCGAGTCCGAACCGCAGCGGGTCGGACGTCTGCGACGCAACGGTGAAACGTTGCGCACGCTGGCCCGATCACACGGGTTCGACACCGGAACATCCGATGGAACCCCCATCGTCCCAGTCATTTTCGGCGACGTCGCGCGTGCCGGGCTGGCCTCGCTGCGGATGGCTCAGGAAGGAGTCAACGTGCCGGTCATCGACGCCCCGTCGGTCCCGGCGGGGCAGGAACGATTGCGCTTCTGCGCCAACAGCGATCACACGGACGAGCAGATCGAGTACGCCATGACCACCCTTCGCACGATCGTCGACAGCCTGTGAACGACACCATCGTGGTGCGCGACGCGGGTTATCGTGACGTCGACGCGATGACCCAAGTGCTGGCCGCGGCTTTCGCCACCGACGATCCCATCGGCGAGTTTCTGTTCCCTGATCCGGGCGTGCGCGCCCGCAGGGAGCCCAAGATGCAGGCCGCGATGATTCGTCACCGGTTCCTGCCGCAGGGCAATGCCCTCGTTGCTCTCATGGGAGATCGCGTCGTTGGCACTCTGCTCTGGGACGGCAGCGAACCCAAGCCGCGCCCGATCCATGCGGTGCTCGGCGGTATCGCCCTGCTCGGCGCGATGGGCACCCGGGTGTCCGCCGGGATGACGCTGGACGCGATGTTCGCCGAGTTCGACCCCGGTCGGCCGCACAACGTGGGCGTGTATCTCGGGTGCGCTCCCGATGTCCAGCGACGCGGCGTCGGTCGCGCGCTACTGAAAGTCCTTCTTGCCCGGTGCGATAGAGACGGTCGGCCCCTGTACCTGATGTGCAAAGACGGCAACGTCGACTACTACCGGGGTATCGGCTGGGAGCTCGTCGACCGACCGCGGTTGGGACATGACGGGCCGGTGGTCAATGTCATGGTCCGACCGCCCGAGTGATGGAGTCGCTTGGCCGAATCGTCACCCGCCACGCACCCTGGGTGGTGCTGATCTGGCTGCTGGCCACGTGCGCGGCGAACCTTGCCGTGCCGCAGATCGAGCACGTCGTCCGCGAACACGCCAAGCCCTTCTTCGCATCGGACAGCCCAGCGGTGAGCGCGGCGGTCCAGATGGGCAGGGACTTCGACGACTCCACCACCAACAACGTCGCCTATGTGGTGCTGGAGAGTTCGGCGCCCATCGGCGACGCCGACCACCAGTACTACCAGCATCTGGTCGACTCGCTGCGTGCCGACCGCGCTCACGTCGAATCGGTGATGGACCTGTGGTCGGACCCCTACTCGGCTGCCATCGCCGAGGGATCGGATCACCGCGCGGTGACCATGCTGGTCCGACTCTGCGGCGATATCGGAGACGCGCAAGCGACCGCAGCCGTTGCCGCCGTGCGACATACGCTCGATCAGCTGCCGCGGCCCGCCGGTCTTCAGGTCCGTCTCAGCGGACCCGGCGCCACCGTCGTTGATGAATTCGCCTCCATCGCAAACCGACTCATCACCATCACCATCGTCACGGTGATCGTGATCGCCATGCTGCTGCTCGCCGTCTACCGGTCGGTGACGGTGTGCGCCGTGGTGCTCACCACCATCGGGCTGGCTCTGGCCGCGGCGCGTGCCCTGGTGGCAGCGCTGGGTCAGGCCGGTGTTGTCGAGGTCTCGACGTTTTCGGTCTCACTGATGGCGGCGATGGTCCTCGGGGCAGGCACCGACTACACCATCTTCATCATCGGCCGCTATCACGAACAGCGCCGCCGCGGCGTCGCCAGCGAAGTCG
It contains:
- a CDS encoding aminotransferase class I/II-fold pyridoxal phosphate-dependent enzyme codes for the protein MTTDPRELARDLLARSEGARAAAPATVVSARVNSTQTIARPNTSFVDHPDVVRVRDVYGRLAEMYRAADLTNPLFEPHRGSNGSTVQQAGRRLINFSSFSYLNLAADSRVHAAAKKAIDEYGTSASASRIVSGEIALYDELETRLAQRYDVDAAVITPSGYLTNASVIGYLLGTKDVAVCDALVHSSVVSGTRWAGCKRLTFRHNDPDSLEAVLKMSRGSFSRALVIVEGCYSMDGDIARLPDIIEVARRHSCSIMIDEAHSLGVLGDSGGGIREHFGLPGDAVDVWMGTLSKALGSVGGFVAGNAELMRALKYAAPGVSLFATGAAPATIGAALEALNIIESEPQRVGRLRRNGETLRTLARSHGFDTGTSDGTPIVPVIFGDVARAGLASLRMAQEGVNVPVIDAPSVPAGQERLRFCANSDHTDEQIEYAMTTLRTIVDSL
- a CDS encoding GNAT family N-acetyltransferase; amino-acid sequence: MNDTIVVRDAGYRDVDAMTQVLAAAFATDDPIGEFLFPDPGVRARREPKMQAAMIRHRFLPQGNALVALMGDRVVGTLLWDGSEPKPRPIHAVLGGIALLGAMGTRVSAGMTLDAMFAEFDPGRPHNVGVYLGCAPDVQRRGVGRALLKVLLARCDRDGRPLYLMCKDGNVDYYRGIGWELVDRPRLGHDGPVVNVMVRPPE